A region of Paractinoplanes abujensis DNA encodes the following proteins:
- a CDS encoding YchJ family protein, with the protein MAQKTKHCPCGRGLAYSECCGPAHHGEPPATAEALMRSRYSAFALDDDAYVLSSWHPKTRPAQIEPDSRLRWVGLEIIESTGGGMFDNEGVVEFRAHYRDHGKNGDMVERSRFVRHDGKWAYWGPILADGSLANI; encoded by the coding sequence ATGGCGCAGAAGACCAAGCACTGTCCCTGCGGGCGCGGGCTTGCGTACTCCGAATGTTGCGGACCGGCCCACCACGGCGAACCGCCCGCCACGGCCGAGGCGCTGATGCGGTCGCGCTACTCGGCCTTCGCGCTCGACGACGACGCGTACGTGCTCAGCAGTTGGCACCCGAAGACCCGGCCCGCGCAGATCGAACCCGACTCGCGGCTGCGCTGGGTCGGGCTCGAGATCATCGAATCGACCGGTGGCGGCATGTTCGACAACGAGGGCGTCGTCGAGTTCCGCGCGCACTACCGCGACCACGGCAAGAACGGCGACATGGTGGAGCGCAGCCGATTCGTGCGGCACGACGGCAAATGGGCGTACTGGGGTCCGATCCTGGCCGACGGATCACTCGCGAACATCTAG
- a CDS encoding LacI family DNA-binding transcriptional regulator: MTKRLAEVAKKAGVSEATVSRVLNGRSGVSEATRASVLTALDVLGYERPTKLRGERGRLVGLVLPELQNPIFPALAEVVTASLAQRGFTPLLAARTIGGVPERDYIEMLLDHQVSGVVFAGGSYALAEAEHGHYRALTDRRMPVVMVNAGVADLGFPHISTDDAVAVEQAYGHLRSLGHERVGMVMGPEDHVPSRRKLAALEGKEFLVERTNFSMESARLAAAKLIERGVTGMICASDVLALGSIRAARRLGLDVPSDISVVGFDDSALMTCTDPPLTTVRQPIEMMGQAAVDLLVNQIEGSGVEPDELLFEPELVVRGSTAPAPQRG, translated from the coding sequence GTGACCAAACGTCTGGCCGAGGTGGCCAAGAAGGCGGGCGTCAGCGAGGCGACCGTCAGCCGGGTGCTCAACGGGCGCAGCGGCGTGAGCGAGGCGACCCGGGCGTCGGTGCTGACCGCGCTCGATGTGCTGGGCTACGAGCGGCCGACCAAGCTGCGCGGCGAGCGCGGCCGGCTGGTCGGGCTGGTGCTGCCCGAGCTGCAAAATCCGATCTTCCCGGCGCTGGCCGAGGTGGTGACCGCCTCGCTGGCTCAGCGTGGCTTCACCCCGCTGCTGGCGGCCCGCACGATCGGTGGCGTGCCCGAGCGTGACTACATCGAGATGCTGCTCGACCATCAGGTGTCGGGGGTCGTCTTCGCCGGTGGTTCCTATGCGCTGGCCGAGGCCGAGCACGGGCACTATCGCGCGCTGACCGACCGCCGGATGCCGGTCGTGATGGTCAACGCGGGCGTGGCCGACCTGGGCTTCCCGCACATCTCGACCGACGACGCGGTGGCCGTCGAGCAGGCGTACGGGCACCTGCGGTCGCTCGGCCACGAGCGCGTCGGCATGGTCATGGGCCCGGAGGACCACGTGCCCTCGCGCCGCAAGCTGGCCGCCCTCGAGGGCAAGGAGTTCCTGGTCGAGCGCACGAATTTCTCGATGGAGAGCGCCCGGCTGGCCGCGGCCAAGCTGATCGAGCGGGGCGTGACCGGCATGATCTGCGCCTCCGACGTGCTCGCGCTGGGCTCGATCCGGGCCGCGCGCCGCCTCGGGCTCGACGTGCCGTCCGACATCTCGGTGGTCGGCTTCGACGATTCGGCGTTGATGACGTGCACCGATCCGCCGCTGACGACGGTGCGGCAGCCCATCGAGATGATGGGGCAGGCGGCTGTCGATCTGCTCGTCAACCAGATCGAGGGCAGCGGCGTCGAGCCGGACGAACTTCTTTTCGAGCCGGAGCTCGTGGTGCGCGGTTCGACCGCGCCGGCGCCCCAGCGGGGCTGA
- a CDS encoding ABC transporter substrate-binding protein, with product MSHPRYRKAAALALAAGLGFSLAACSTKSSDDSGTDASGKVTITVDCQPVGAQKELLANWNADVAEFEKQNPDISIKSVSVGEQCNNPPDFTARLAGGTMTDVFYGYMTDLQQVLDSGQAADITAAVSKDTIPTWDSVDPALKEVFTDGGKLYAIPVKNYSMGLVYNKALFKKAGLDAENPPKTWAEVRTAAKKIAGLGGGVAGFSEYSAGNTGGWHFTAEIYSQGGKVLSEDGKKAAFNDAAGKQVLQNLKDMRYGDNSMGSRQLLQWGDLLTNAGAGKVGMFIGAPDATQAIVSQFQGKYSDWAMGPMPGQDGPAKGTLGGGEGYFFKKGLSEAQIKAGLKWIAYQKLTPGKGQLDYVRAKPQNYPVGLPQPLLFANGTEAQKQELELRKANANVDTANFKVFEDNPVPIVGEPRNAQAIYAVLDSAMSGVLTNPNANIDSLLKTAEEKVNQLQAAGS from the coding sequence ATGTCCCACCCGCGGTACCGGAAGGCGGCGGCGCTCGCGCTCGCGGCCGGCCTGGGGTTCAGCCTGGCGGCGTGCTCGACCAAGAGCAGCGACGACTCCGGGACTGACGCCAGCGGCAAGGTCACCATCACCGTCGACTGCCAGCCGGTCGGTGCGCAGAAGGAACTACTCGCGAACTGGAACGCCGATGTCGCGGAGTTCGAGAAGCAGAACCCCGACATCTCCATCAAGAGCGTCAGTGTCGGCGAGCAGTGCAACAACCCGCCGGACTTCACGGCCCGCCTGGCCGGCGGCACGATGACCGACGTCTTCTACGGCTACATGACCGACCTGCAGCAGGTGCTCGACTCGGGTCAGGCGGCCGACATCACCGCGGCTGTCAGCAAGGACACCATCCCGACCTGGGACAGCGTCGACCCCGCGCTCAAGGAGGTCTTCACCGACGGCGGCAAGCTCTACGCGATCCCGGTCAAGAACTACTCGATGGGCCTGGTTTACAACAAGGCGCTGTTCAAAAAGGCCGGGCTGGACGCGGAGAACCCGCCCAAGACCTGGGCCGAGGTGCGGACGGCGGCCAAGAAGATCGCCGGTCTGGGCGGCGGCGTGGCCGGCTTCTCGGAGTACAGCGCGGGCAACACCGGCGGCTGGCACTTCACCGCCGAGATCTACTCGCAGGGCGGCAAGGTCCTCAGCGAGGACGGCAAGAAGGCGGCCTTCAACGACGCCGCGGGCAAGCAGGTGCTGCAGAACCTCAAGGACATGCGGTACGGCGACAACAGCATGGGCAGCCGCCAGCTGCTGCAGTGGGGTGACCTGCTGACCAACGCGGGCGCGGGCAAGGTCGGCATGTTCATCGGCGCGCCCGACGCCACCCAGGCCATCGTCAGCCAGTTCCAAGGCAAGTACTCCGACTGGGCGATGGGCCCGATGCCCGGTCAGGACGGCCCGGCCAAGGGCACGCTGGGCGGCGGCGAGGGCTACTTCTTCAAGAAGGGCCTGTCCGAGGCGCAGATCAAGGCCGGTCTGAAGTGGATCGCCTACCAGAAGCTGACGCCGGGCAAGGGCCAGCTCGACTACGTGCGGGCCAAGCCGCAGAACTACCCGGTCGGCCTGCCCCAGCCGCTGCTGTTCGCCAACGGCACCGAGGCCCAGAAGCAGGAGCTCGAGCTGCGCAAGGCCAACGCGAACGTGGACACGGCCAACTTCAAAGTGTTCGAGGACAACCCGGTGCCGATCGTCGGGGAGCCGCGCAACGCCCAGGCCATCTACGCGGTGCTCGACTCGGCGATGTCGGGGGTCCTGACCAACCCCAACGCGAACATCGACTCGCTGCTCAAGACGGCCGAGGAGAAGGTCAACCAGCTTCAGGCCGCCGGTAGCTGA
- a CDS encoding carbohydrate ABC transporter permease → MAIMTAPSATTPIRPAPPTVSRRGRKLRDNLTGHAFLLGAVFCFALFMWFPMIRGIVMSFQRTRRGETTWVGWDNYTRIIADPSFWTAWKNTFLFTALALVVGYVLPFFVAILLNELRHAKGYLRILVYLPVMLPPASALFLFKYYAYDPSEAGLFNAILKALHLPTSEWMQSPTMTIPAMVIASTWMNLGSAVLIYLASLQNIPGELYEAAELDGAGVWRRIWNVTIPQTRLILALLAMLQIVATMQLFIEPLILANGAGTQDSATSVAYLIYQHGFFQNDLNGAAALGVIMLIVLAAFSAVYVRLTTKQD, encoded by the coding sequence TTGGCGATCATGACCGCCCCGAGCGCCACCACGCCCATCAGGCCCGCGCCGCCGACGGTTTCCCGGCGGGGCCGCAAGCTGCGGGACAACCTCACCGGCCACGCTTTCCTGCTGGGAGCGGTCTTCTGCTTCGCGCTCTTCATGTGGTTCCCGATGATCCGCGGCATCGTGATGAGCTTCCAGCGCACCCGCCGCGGCGAGACCACCTGGGTCGGCTGGGACAACTACACCCGGATCATCGCCGACCCCAGCTTCTGGACCGCCTGGAAGAACACGTTCCTGTTCACGGCGCTGGCCCTGGTCGTGGGGTACGTGCTGCCGTTCTTCGTGGCGATCCTGCTCAACGAGCTGCGGCACGCCAAGGGCTACCTGCGGATCCTGGTCTACCTGCCGGTGATGCTGCCCCCGGCCTCGGCGCTCTTCCTGTTCAAGTACTACGCGTACGACCCCAGCGAGGCCGGCCTGTTCAACGCGATCCTCAAGGCGCTGCACCTGCCCACGTCGGAGTGGATGCAGTCGCCGACCATGACGATCCCGGCCATGGTGATCGCGTCGACCTGGATGAACCTGGGCAGCGCGGTGCTGATCTATCTGGCGTCGCTGCAGAACATCCCGGGCGAGCTGTACGAGGCGGCCGAGCTCGACGGCGCGGGCGTGTGGCGCCGGATCTGGAACGTGACCATCCCGCAGACCCGGCTCATCCTGGCGCTGCTGGCCATGCTGCAGATCGTCGCCACCATGCAGCTGTTCATCGAGCCGCTGATCCTGGCCAACGGGGCCGGCACGCAGGACTCGGCAACCTCGGTGGCCTACCTGATCTATCAGCACGGCTTCTTCCAGAACGACCTCAACGGCGCGGCCGCGCTCGGCGTGATCATGCTGATCGTGCTGGCCGCCTTCTCCGCCGTCTACGTCCGGCTGACCACGAAACAGGACTAG
- a CDS encoding carbohydrate ABC transporter permease codes for MTRTLISQAQLQRGRGRFLYWTVLTVVVAGFTLVFLGPLYWMVTGALKSGQEIAQTPPTLWPHDPQLQNYADAWNNLDLAKLLFNTFYYAAGAVFFQLVFDTAAAYALSKLRPVLGTVILGLMLATLMIPAMVLIVPQYVTAIDLPFVHVNLLDSPWAIWLPLVANAFNIFLLKRFFDSIPEDLIAAAQVDGASPLRTLWSIILPMSRPILGVVSIFAVTAVWKDFLWPKLVMPSPETRTLSVGIYAFSGGTPMNVVIAASVIAAIPTVIIFLIFQRNIMSGLTTGSLKG; via the coding sequence ATGACCCGAACCCTCATCTCGCAGGCACAACTCCAACGGGGCCGCGGCCGCTTCCTCTACTGGACCGTGCTCACCGTCGTGGTCGCGGGCTTCACCCTGGTCTTCCTCGGGCCGCTGTACTGGATGGTGACCGGCGCGCTCAAGAGCGGTCAGGAGATCGCGCAGACCCCGCCCACGCTGTGGCCGCACGACCCGCAGCTGCAGAACTACGCCGACGCGTGGAACAACCTGGACCTGGCCAAGCTGCTGTTCAACACGTTCTACTACGCGGCCGGCGCGGTCTTCTTCCAGCTCGTGTTCGACACCGCCGCGGCGTACGCGCTCTCGAAGCTGCGGCCCGTGCTGGGCACCGTGATCCTCGGGCTGATGCTGGCCACGCTGATGATCCCGGCCATGGTGCTGATCGTCCCGCAGTACGTGACCGCGATCGACCTGCCTTTCGTCCACGTGAACCTGCTCGACTCGCCCTGGGCCATCTGGCTGCCGCTGGTCGCCAACGCGTTCAACATCTTCTTGCTCAAGCGGTTCTTCGACTCCATCCCGGAGGATCTGATCGCGGCGGCCCAGGTCGACGGCGCCTCGCCGCTGCGCACGCTGTGGTCGATCATCCTGCCGATGTCCCGGCCGATCCTGGGCGTGGTCTCGATCTTCGCGGTGACCGCGGTCTGGAAGGACTTCCTCTGGCCCAAGCTGGTCATGCCGTCCCCCGAGACCCGGACGCTGAGCGTGGGCATCTACGCCTTCTCCGGCGGGACGCCGATGAACGTCGTCATCGCCGCCTCGGTCATCGCCGCGATCCCGACGGTGATCATCTTCCTGATTTTCCAGCGCAACATCATGTCCGGCCTGACAACCGGCAGCCTCAAAGGCTAG
- a CDS encoding glycoside hydrolase family 13 protein, whose amino-acid sequence MSEKDSQWWRDAVIYQVYPRSYADANGDGVGDIAGIRARLGHLRDLGVDAIWMSPWYPSPMADAGYDVADFRDIDPAFGTLTEAEALISEAHEAGIRMIVDIVPNHISSEHPWFKAALADQNAKERDYFWFRPGRGEHGDEMPTDWRGEFGGTTWTRTEDGSWYLHLFTPEQPDLNWDHPDVRAEFESILRFWFDRGVDGIRIDSAALLLKDPDLPEVLEGNPHPFHDLDGVHEVYRSWRRVADSYGGDRALIGEVWMPEVERFANYLRPDELHAAFNFDFLGCAWDPRLMRECVDRTLDAHKAVGAPATWVLSNHDVTRHVTRYGREDTTFSFDNNLDGTPVDLERGTRRARAAALLSLSLPGATYIYQGEELGLWENENIPPEQFQDPMWGRRGHSRDGCRVPLPWTGDEAPFGFTTATPWLPQPAEWKDRTAQAQTGDPSSMLELYRSAIALRRAESLSDFAWLDLDPAVLAFCRGATFACVVNMSGAPIALPTHKSVLLASGSLDGDRLPPDTAVWLRMTQ is encoded by the coding sequence GTGTCCGAAAAAGACTCCCAGTGGTGGCGCGACGCGGTGATCTACCAGGTCTATCCGCGCAGCTACGCCGACGCGAACGGCGACGGTGTCGGCGACATCGCGGGCATCCGGGCACGGCTGGGACACCTGCGCGACCTCGGCGTCGACGCGATCTGGATGAGCCCGTGGTATCCGTCGCCGATGGCCGACGCCGGCTACGACGTGGCCGACTTCCGCGACATCGACCCCGCATTCGGCACGCTGACCGAGGCGGAGGCGCTCATCTCCGAGGCCCACGAGGCCGGCATCCGCATGATCGTCGACATCGTCCCCAACCACATCTCCAGTGAGCACCCGTGGTTCAAGGCGGCCCTGGCCGACCAGAACGCCAAGGAGCGGGACTACTTCTGGTTCCGGCCGGGTCGCGGCGAGCACGGCGACGAGATGCCGACGGACTGGCGAGGGGAGTTCGGCGGCACGACCTGGACCCGTACGGAGGACGGCTCGTGGTATTTGCACCTGTTCACGCCCGAGCAGCCCGACCTCAACTGGGACCACCCCGACGTGCGGGCCGAGTTCGAGAGCATTCTGCGGTTCTGGTTCGACCGGGGCGTCGACGGCATCCGGATCGACTCGGCCGCGCTGCTGCTCAAGGACCCCGACCTGCCCGAGGTGCTCGAAGGCAACCCGCACCCCTTCCACGACCTCGACGGCGTGCATGAGGTCTACCGTTCCTGGCGGCGAGTGGCCGACTCGTACGGGGGCGACCGCGCACTGATCGGCGAGGTGTGGATGCCCGAGGTCGAGCGGTTCGCCAACTATCTGCGGCCCGACGAGCTGCACGCGGCGTTCAACTTCGACTTCCTCGGTTGTGCCTGGGACCCGCGGCTGATGCGCGAATGCGTCGACCGCACGCTCGATGCGCACAAGGCCGTGGGTGCCCCGGCGACCTGGGTGCTGTCCAACCACGACGTCACCCGGCACGTCACCCGCTACGGCCGCGAGGACACCACCTTCAGCTTCGACAACAACCTCGACGGCACCCCGGTCGACCTCGAACGGGGCACCCGCCGGGCCCGCGCGGCCGCCCTGCTCTCGCTGTCGCTGCCCGGCGCCACCTACATCTATCAGGGCGAGGAGCTCGGGCTCTGGGAGAACGAGAACATCCCGCCCGAGCAGTTCCAGGACCCGATGTGGGGCCGCCGCGGGCACAGCCGCGACGGCTGCCGGGTGCCGCTGCCGTGGACCGGCGACGAGGCGCCGTTCGGCTTCACCACCGCCACCCCGTGGCTGCCCCAGCCCGCGGAGTGGAAGGACCGTACGGCTCAGGCCCAGACCGGCGACCCCAGCTCGATGCTCGAGCTCTACCGGTCGGCGATCGCCCTGCGGCGCGCGGAATCGCTGAGCGACTTCGCCTGGCTCGACCTCGACCCGGCCGTCCTCGCCTTCTGCCGCGGCGCGACCTTCGCCTGCGTCGTCAACATGTCGGGCGCCCCCATCGCCCTGCCCACCCACAAGTCCGTTCTGCTCGCCAGTGGCTCTCTCGACGGTGACCGCCTCCCCCCGGACACCGCCGTGTGGTTGCGCATGACTCAGTAA
- a CDS encoding discoidin domain-containing protein has translation MASRKSAWCALAALTAGVAVAVHAPSAHAAGLSPFDVAGRGATVPFVELEAEKAAHNGTSTGTDRTYGKLSSEASGREAVTLDAAGEYVEFTLTKPANAVTFRYSIPDSANGAGRDATIDLRTGSTLIKTVPVTSKYSWYYGYYPFTNNPGDPLPHHFYDEARALFGTTYQAGTKIRLQVSSTAQSPSFTVDLADFELVPDPIAKPANAIDVVADYGADPSGATDSTAKFQAAVNAGASSGRVVYVPRGTFTLYSHVIVDRVTLAGAGPWYSVLGGRHPTQRNLAAGLYGKYVGEGGPSQNVVVRDLAVIGDIRERVDEHQVNAFGGAMSNSAIDNVWMQHTKVGAWMDGPMDRFTIRNSRILDQTADGVNFHIGVTNSTVTNTFVRNTGDDALAMWAENVPNVGNSFTRNTIVAPILANHLVSYGGRDITMTDNVVSESVSNGGGIHVGNRYPGVNGATAVAGTWTLARNTLIRAGNSDYNWNFGIGALWFWGDSAPITGATINVTDTDILDSSYAGIQWIGNQTSGLNLTNVTIAGAGTFALQAQAPASARFTNVRASGIAQAQTVYNCAGAGLQIADGGGNSGWSTANSYCGPWPAPQWNNGTTTPPTTPPTTPPTTPPTTPPAGNLAAGRPASATSQVDVYVPANATDGNPNSYWESSNGSFPQSITVDLGQNRSVARLVLKLPPASAWATRTQTLSVLGSTNGSSFTTLKSSSGYVFDPAGANTATVTFPASTARYVRLTFTGNTGWPAGQLSEFEVHSS, from the coding sequence ATGGCCAGCCGGAAATCGGCGTGGTGCGCGCTCGCTGCCCTCACAGCGGGCGTCGCCGTCGCCGTCCACGCCCCGTCGGCCCACGCCGCCGGACTCTCCCCGTTCGATGTCGCCGGCCGCGGCGCGACCGTGCCCTTCGTGGAACTGGAGGCGGAGAAGGCCGCGCACAACGGCACCTCGACCGGCACCGACCGTACGTACGGGAAGCTGTCCTCGGAGGCGTCGGGCCGCGAGGCGGTGACCCTCGACGCGGCCGGCGAATACGTCGAGTTCACGCTGACCAAGCCGGCCAACGCGGTGACGTTCCGCTACAGCATCCCGGACAGCGCCAACGGTGCCGGCCGGGATGCCACGATCGACCTCCGTACGGGCTCCACGCTGATCAAGACAGTGCCGGTGACCTCGAAGTACAGCTGGTACTACGGCTACTACCCGTTCACCAACAACCCGGGCGACCCGCTGCCGCACCACTTCTACGACGAGGCGCGGGCGCTCTTCGGCACCACCTATCAGGCCGGTACGAAGATCCGGCTGCAGGTGTCGTCGACCGCGCAGTCGCCGTCCTTCACCGTCGACCTGGCCGACTTCGAGCTCGTGCCCGACCCGATCGCCAAACCGGCGAACGCCATCGACGTGGTGGCCGACTACGGCGCCGACCCGAGCGGCGCGACCGACTCGACGGCCAAGTTCCAGGCCGCCGTCAACGCCGGGGCGTCGTCGGGCCGGGTCGTCTACGTGCCGCGTGGCACCTTCACGCTCTACAGCCACGTCATCGTCGACCGGGTCACGCTGGCCGGGGCCGGACCCTGGTACAGCGTGCTCGGCGGGCGGCACCCGACCCAGCGCAACCTCGCGGCGGGCCTTTACGGCAAGTACGTGGGGGAGGGCGGGCCGAGCCAGAACGTGGTCGTACGTGACCTCGCGGTCATCGGTGACATCCGCGAACGGGTGGACGAGCACCAGGTGAACGCTTTCGGCGGGGCCATGTCGAACTCGGCCATCGACAACGTGTGGATGCAGCACACCAAGGTCGGCGCGTGGATGGACGGGCCGATGGACCGGTTCACGATCAGGAACAGCCGGATCCTGGACCAGACCGCGGACGGCGTGAACTTCCACATCGGCGTGACGAACTCGACGGTCACCAATACGTTCGTCCGCAACACCGGGGACGACGCGCTGGCGATGTGGGCCGAGAATGTGCCCAACGTCGGCAACTCGTTCACCCGCAACACGATCGTCGCTCCCATCCTGGCCAACCACCTGGTCTCGTACGGGGGGCGGGACATCACGATGACCGACAACGTGGTCAGCGAGTCGGTCTCGAACGGCGGCGGCATCCACGTGGGCAACCGGTATCCCGGGGTCAACGGGGCGACTGCCGTCGCGGGGACGTGGACGCTGGCTCGCAACACGCTGATCCGCGCCGGGAACTCCGACTACAACTGGAACTTCGGCATCGGCGCGCTGTGGTTCTGGGGTGACTCGGCACCGATCACCGGGGCCACGATCAACGTCACCGACACCGACATCCTCGACAGCTCGTACGCGGGGATCCAGTGGATCGGTAACCAGACGAGCGGGCTCAACCTGACCAACGTCACCATCGCCGGGGCGGGGACGTTCGCGTTGCAGGCCCAGGCGCCGGCGTCGGCTCGATTCACCAACGTACGGGCATCGGGGATCGCGCAGGCGCAGACGGTCTACAACTGCGCGGGCGCGGGACTGCAGATCGCCGACGGGGGCGGGAACTCCGGATGGTCGACGGCCAACTCGTACTGCGGTCCGTGGCCGGCGCCGCAGTGGAACAACGGGACCACTACGCCGCCCACGACACCCCCGACCACTCCTCCCACCACGCCTCCCACCACCCCGCCCGCGGGCAACCTCGCCGCCGGCCGTCCCGCTTCGGCGACCTCCCAGGTCGACGTCTATGTGCCCGCCAATGCGACTGATGGCAACCCCAACTCGTACTGGGAAAGCAGTAACGGCTCCTTCCCTCAGTCGATCACCGTTGATCTGGGCCAGAACCGCTCGGTGGCTCGGCTGGTTCTGAAACTCCCACCAGCCTCGGCCTGGGCAACCCGCACCCAGACGCTGTCCGTTCTCGGCAGCACCAACGGAAGCTCCTTCACGACGCTCAAGTCCAGTTCCGGATACGTCTTCGATCCGGCCGGCGCCAACACCGCCACCGTCACCTTCCCCGCGTCGACCGCGCGCTATGTGCGGCTGACCTTCACCGGTAACACCGGCTGGCCCGCCGGTCAGCTCTCCGAGTTCGAGGTCCATTCCTCCTGA